From a single Ignavibacteria bacterium genomic region:
- a CDS encoding AMP-binding protein has protein sequence MRNKTAIIWKDRKISYQEFFQQSQYYASLYSEIKADKVAIYSPNRPEWTFAFFSAWLNNATAVPIDFMSQPSEVSYILNDSRPEVVFIPEEFRENFSKIEESLQYKPKVVVFEELTGDFEKFTAQDFIQDDHDKTAVITYTSGTTGNPKGVMLSFENILKNLEGVCESVPIYTPERNTLALLPMHHILPLLGSFIAPIYSGGTLAFSPSMVSEDIIATLQNNGIAIIIGVPRLYEAIRKGIMDKIKKSPVARALFALAKKVNSRSFSKKIFGTVHRKFGGKVEFMVCGGAKLNEEVASDYKTLGFEMLEGYGMTECAPMITFTRPGRWKIGSAGELLQGVELETRDGEIFVRGRNVMKGYYNKPEATAEVLQDGWLRTGDLGHLDEEGYIHITGRSKEIIILSNGKNISPEEIEGKLKETSDYVSEVAAYAENDNIAVAIFPNFKKLAEKEIHNYEETFRWEVIDKYNKNSHPSKKIAKFVLFKEELPKTRLGKIQRFKIASMVADTSRDKAVDKKPQPEFEEFIVIRDYLTEQKKTAVYADDHFEMDLALDSLDKVNFHVFLESTFGIKVKEDIFVHHPTVEKLSRFMKENKAKISVETVKWSEIFKEKVDLKLPKSWFTQNLFKNSSKVLFKLYFRIKGEGLENLPSGPFILAPNHQSFFDGLFVSMFIKNSIFKNTYFYAKEKHVKGKFLKALANRNNVVVMDINKDLKESLQKLASLLEKGKNIIIFPEGTRTRTGALGEFKKAFAILAHEKNVPVVPVSIDGAIDALPRGSFVPRPWKKIKVKFHKPVYPEGHNYDSLVDAVFEQVSGELKKA, from the coding sequence ATAAGAAACAAGACAGCAATAATCTGGAAAGACCGAAAAATTTCGTATCAGGAATTCTTTCAGCAGTCACAGTACTATGCTTCTCTTTACTCTGAAATCAAAGCAGATAAAGTTGCGATTTATTCACCAAATCGCCCTGAGTGGACTTTTGCATTTTTCTCCGCCTGGTTGAATAATGCAACCGCTGTCCCGATTGACTTTATGTCACAGCCTTCGGAAGTTTCATACATTCTCAATGATTCAAGACCCGAGGTGGTTTTTATTCCGGAAGAGTTTCGTGAAAATTTTTCGAAAATTGAAGAATCTCTCCAATACAAACCGAAAGTAGTGGTTTTTGAAGAACTGACCGGCGATTTTGAGAAATTTACAGCTCAGGATTTTATTCAGGATGATCACGATAAAACTGCGGTGATAACCTACACTTCAGGCACGACAGGAAACCCGAAGGGAGTGATGCTTTCATTCGAAAATATTTTGAAGAATCTTGAAGGAGTCTGTGAAAGTGTACCGATATACACACCGGAACGAAACACACTTGCTCTTTTGCCAATGCATCACATCCTTCCCCTTTTAGGTTCATTCATCGCACCGATCTATTCAGGTGGGACACTTGCCTTTTCGCCTTCAATGGTTTCAGAGGATATTATTGCGACACTTCAAAACAATGGAATTGCTATCATCATCGGAGTTCCCAGGTTATATGAAGCCATTCGCAAGGGGATAATGGACAAGATTAAGAAAAGTCCTGTGGCAAGAGCCCTCTTTGCACTGGCAAAAAAAGTGAATTCAAGAAGTTTTTCCAAAAAGATATTTGGTACTGTCCACAGAAAGTTTGGGGGCAAAGTTGAATTTATGGTTTGTGGTGGAGCAAAACTCAATGAGGAAGTTGCATCTGATTACAAGACGCTCGGATTCGAGATGCTTGAGGGCTACGGTATGACAGAATGTGCACCAATGATCACATTCACCAGACCAGGCAGATGGAAAATCGGTTCAGCAGGCGAGTTGCTTCAGGGTGTTGAACTTGAAACCCGTGACGGTGAGATTTTCGTCAGAGGCAGAAATGTGATGAAGGGCTACTACAACAAACCCGAGGCAACAGCCGAAGTGCTTCAGGACGGATGGTTGAGGACAGGAGATTTAGGTCACCTCGATGAGGAAGGGTACATCCACATCACCGGAAGATCGAAAGAGATAATAATCCTCTCAAACGGGAAAAATATTTCGCCCGAGGAGATAGAGGGAAAGTTGAAAGAAACCTCTGATTATGTGTCTGAAGTTGCTGCCTATGCTGAAAACGATAATATTGCCGTAGCAATCTTCCCGAATTTCAAAAAACTCGCTGAAAAAGAAATCCACAACTATGAAGAAACTTTCAGATGGGAAGTGATCGACAAATACAACAAAAATTCACACCCGTCAAAAAAGATTGCCAAATTTGTTTTGTTTAAGGAAGAACTTCCAAAGACAAGACTTGGTAAAATACAACGGTTTAAAATTGCTTCAATGGTAGCGGATACCTCACGAGACAAGGCAGTCGATAAAAAGCCGCAACCTGAATTCGAAGAATTCATTGTGATCAGAGATTATCTGACAGAACAGAAGAAAACCGCTGTTTATGCTGATGATCATTTCGAAATGGATCTTGCTCTCGACAGTCTTGACAAAGTCAATTTTCATGTCTTTCTCGAATCAACTTTCGGTATCAAGGTAAAAGAGGACATTTTTGTCCATCATCCGACCGTTGAAAAACTCTCCCGTTTCATGAAAGAGAACAAAGCGAAAATCAGTGTTGAAACCGTAAAATGGTCGGAGATTTTCAAGGAAAAAGTTGACCTTAAGCTTCCAAAAAGCTGGTTTACTCAAAATCTGTTCAAAAACTCCTCCAAGGTTCTGTTCAAGCTTTATTTCAGAATAAAAGGTGAGGGTCTCGAAAATCTTCCTTCAGGTCCGTTTATTCTCGCACCAAATCATCAAAGCTTCTTTGACGGACTGTTTGTTTCGATGTTCATTAAAAATTCCATTTTTAAAAACACATATTTCTATGCCAAAGAGAAGCATGTGAAAGGTAAGTTCCTGAAGGCTCTTGCGAACAGGAATAATGTAGTTGTGATGGATATAAACAAAGATTTGAAAGAGTCATTGCAAAAACTTGCGTCACTGCTCGAAAAAGGGAAAAACATCATAATTTTCCCTGAAGGTACGAGAACCCGCACAGGTGCCTTGGGAGAGTTTAAGAAGGCTTTTGCCATTCTTGCTCACGAGAAGAATGTCCCGGTGGTTCCTGTTTCAATTGATGGTGCAATTGATGCATTGCCAAGAGGGAGTTTCGTCCCGAGACCCTGGAAAAAGATCAAAGTAAAGTTTCACAAACCTGTTTATCCCGAAGGACATAATTACGACTCGCTCGTGGATGCAGTTTTCGAACAGGTTTCCGGTGAGTTGAAGAAGGCATAA
- a CDS encoding choice-of-anchor J domain-containing protein, whose protein sequence is MRNKLTFTVSAWMIALFLILGINQSQAQYRTTLWEKGAKLASLPAWFGTANSERGLAYGNGKIYVSTTKYGTRVLVLDAATGDSVGVLDMTGVSGGSGAAIADVEVDADGAIYACNLVVTATTSAFKIYRWANDAAVPVNIISSSTPAARLGDKFTVVGSTNNNSLVIYAATSTTNKVYKWTTADNGTTYLQDSITLTGVSTTSPGSTPVVYPLTAGLSEFVYKSNGSQGRRFNADGTVIDSLSANAVGNTGSNALRYFTMNGRKYIAIYLYTGNPQNGIRLIDVTNQYSTQHLVLDYTPSIGTTANANGTGDVAMLLGSGEVTFYVLATNNGIAAYKYFFNGLPETNTVTTFPYTYDFSNGLITGNGWSGNFIDRGTESRTNYAARYLYNYIPTTQAGLTFGNLTSPKIQLPAGHRVKFWWKDDDITAVIGQDTTFFEVSTNNGSTWTTLGFMSRASSMAAYEEAIFDLSAYAGNNFRMRWRDKTNGTFSAYGFGLDDILIEPVPQVAVIGLNPTTTAFGTTYVGGNMQKTVVVSNTGGVPLTATLTLPTGITANSTSLNVPNGQSFNLILTWTPTGAGAYSDSIRFVTNDATASDFYYKLTGTAVTPFVLNEVVQNFDTSTGTIPANWTGNYTVVAGGGVGWSKRLTKNLYGTSTNMTGLFTTPFFSATASSVLRFKYRAVNFSGYGTGTATATPASDFKIWISVSTNYGGSFTVVDSIGAHNHNPDTNYVQKSWNLSAYAGQNIQVKIDGTRLNTADFYSDFDDWFMGTPPVVAIDWGNLQWPATATITAGDSVTVYGQAYKAGVTDSTGQAFGLKAWVGVSATNTDPSTWPNWTQATFNVQSGNNDEFMASIGKTLAPGTYYYAYRYEYLGGPFRYGGYSSGGGGFWDGTTNVSGVLTVNPWTITSFPYFQGFEDVAFPPTGWVREDKNGGTTWTRATASPRTGLGHMRYTYNGTTPGNDWMISPGVQMTAGQSLQLSYWFKAASNAYPEKLKVLVGKGAQTADSLTTVLADHPNIINTVYENNAVFFTAPATGVYYFGFQAYSIADQWNLDVDDITISAPRIVDYAVVGLTQTTGQGEGFKSFNMSKKNPTLQLDMKNTGRAASNVNNSSLIKSDILTTELAGLLPVYIQSTIKRLGSTGPAFTVNASFDGTSAAPVNRPGIGTIGEIENVPFQFTPTARGTFSVLSFVTSAGDSVSSNDSLYNHKIRVYPDSAIVLKNDDAENNPLTSVGFGTNNLPLTAGVRFTADRNMRLANIDAIYRNENAPDSIEVKVWAAGVDTLAPGALLYSKKFAGINYINGGAATQLVTLPLGNDAPTFLNGSDFWVSISFVAAIQFPMGAHTGTIPKPGRSFLSSDGGSVWLPLVLSSTPYAWTMRSVGVPYTPPPPPVYSTLWEKSAAQASLPSWFSTTNNERGFAYGMVDDGTGSKVGRLLVVSRNGGNSVKVVDPATGADAGSLTMDAIIAGGLIVINDIEVTYDGKILASNVVGSTAGAEYRVYMWNSLTATPVLALSYMTPANTPAIRIGDKFRVTGNFYNNTAVLWAADASNAKVYKFSMSNGAFSNIPEIITLSNGAFGGSASVAPLPDGSFYYNAGGKNVMKYTSTGTIIDTIPGSIIGTGSNSIQFLGSVSRATNEYVVTFAHGAGNENGFIAQVPDGNPKLGTLYGKSTTLGANSNANGTGDVAYMFNSDNSITVFVLSTNNGFGAYKLLNTVPVELTSFTATATGSNVNLSWATATETNSSEFVVERKANTGNWESAGSVKAAGTTTSPRAYSFVDKNVASGKYSYRLKQVDLDGTSTTFAAVEVEVGTPATFDLSQNYPNPFNPSTRVNFSLPTASNVTLEVFDISGQKVATVISGYLTAGYHSADIDAQKFGLSSGIYLYKLSAGQFTSTKKMILMK, encoded by the coding sequence ATGCGAAATAAACTTACTTTTACGGTTAGTGCCTGGATGATTGCTTTATTCCTGATTCTAGGAATAAATCAATCGCAAGCACAATACCGGACGACACTTTGGGAGAAGGGTGCAAAGCTCGCCTCTCTTCCGGCGTGGTTTGGCACCGCTAACTCAGAGCGTGGCCTTGCTTACGGCAATGGTAAAATTTATGTTTCAACAACTAAATACGGGACCAGAGTGCTTGTTCTGGATGCTGCTACGGGAGATTCTGTTGGCGTTCTTGACATGACAGGCGTCTCCGGTGGTTCTGGAGCAGCAATTGCTGATGTTGAAGTGGATGCAGATGGAGCAATCTATGCCTGCAACCTTGTTGTTACTGCCACAACTTCGGCATTCAAAATTTACAGATGGGCGAATGATGCGGCAGTGCCGGTAAATATCATTTCTTCATCAACTCCTGCTGCAAGACTTGGTGACAAGTTTACAGTAGTTGGTTCCACGAATAACAATTCACTTGTAATATATGCTGCCACTTCAACCACCAACAAGGTTTACAAGTGGACAACCGCAGACAACGGTACTACCTATTTACAAGATTCAATAACACTTACAGGTGTTTCAACCACATCGCCCGGTTCAACTCCAGTAGTATATCCTCTAACAGCCGGTTTATCGGAATTCGTTTACAAGTCAAACGGTTCACAGGGCAGAAGATTCAATGCTGATGGAACTGTAATAGACTCTTTAAGTGCGAATGCAGTTGGGAACACAGGATCCAATGCTCTTCGTTACTTTACGATGAACGGACGGAAGTACATTGCCATTTATCTCTACACAGGAAATCCACAAAATGGAATTCGTTTGATAGATGTAACCAACCAGTACAGCACACAACACCTGGTTCTTGACTATACCCCGAGTATAGGTACTACTGCTAACGCTAATGGAACAGGTGATGTTGCGATGTTGCTTGGTTCAGGAGAAGTGACTTTTTATGTACTTGCGACAAACAATGGTATCGCTGCGTATAAATACTTCTTTAATGGATTACCTGAGACAAATACTGTTACTACTTTCCCTTATACCTATGATTTTAGCAATGGTTTAATCACCGGTAACGGCTGGTCTGGTAATTTTATTGACAGAGGTACTGAATCCAGGACCAATTATGCCGCCAGATACCTCTACAATTATATTCCGACCACTCAGGCCGGTTTAACATTTGGTAACCTTACTTCACCTAAAATTCAGCTTCCTGCAGGGCACAGGGTTAAATTCTGGTGGAAAGATGATGATATTACTGCCGTAATTGGTCAGGATACAACATTTTTTGAAGTATCAACCAATAACGGTTCGACATGGACCACCCTTGGGTTTATGTCGAGAGCCAGCTCAATGGCTGCTTATGAAGAAGCAATTTTTGATCTGAGCGCATATGCAGGAAACAATTTCAGAATGAGATGGAGAGATAAAACCAACGGTACATTCTCTGCTTATGGTTTTGGTCTTGATGATATTCTCATTGAACCTGTTCCACAGGTTGCAGTTATTGGATTGAATCCAACAACTACTGCATTTGGAACAACCTATGTTGGTGGCAACATGCAAAAAACAGTTGTCGTCAGCAATACAGGTGGCGTACCTCTTACAGCTACATTGACTTTGCCAACAGGAATAACAGCGAATTCAACCTCGTTGAATGTTCCAAACGGACAGTCATTCAATCTTATTCTGACATGGACACCAACAGGTGCGGGTGCATACAGTGATTCGATAAGATTCGTAACGAATGATGCAACAGCGAGTGATTTTTACTATAAACTCACAGGTACCGCTGTAACTCCTTTCGTACTTAATGAAGTAGTACAAAATTTTGATACTTCCACAGGTACAATTCCTGCAAACTGGACAGGCAATTACACCGTTGTAGCTGGTGGAGGAGTTGGCTGGTCAAAGAGACTCACCAAGAATCTTTATGGTACATCAACCAATATGACCGGTCTGTTCACAACTCCATTTTTCTCTGCAACTGCCTCTTCAGTTCTGAGATTTAAATACAGAGCAGTGAATTTTAGCGGATACGGCACCGGTACAGCTACAGCTACTCCTGCTTCTGATTTCAAGATTTGGATTTCAGTGTCAACCAACTATGGTGGATCATTCACCGTTGTTGATTCAATAGGAGCCCATAATCACAATCCAGATACCAACTATGTCCAAAAATCTTGGAATCTGAGCGCTTATGCCGGTCAAAATATCCAGGTAAAGATAGATGGCACAAGATTAAATACAGCCGATTTCTACTCTGATTTTGATGACTGGTTCATGGGAACTCCTCCTGTAGTAGCCATTGATTGGGGTAACCTGCAATGGCCCGCAACTGCAACCATCACCGCAGGTGACTCAGTTACCGTTTACGGTCAGGCTTATAAAGCCGGTGTGACTGACTCTACGGGTCAGGCATTTGGCTTGAAGGCATGGGTTGGTGTTAGTGCTACAAACACAGATCCATCAACGTGGCCTAACTGGACACAAGCAACTTTCAATGTTCAGTCAGGTAATAACGATGAGTTCATGGCTTCCATCGGAAAAACTCTTGCACCCGGAACCTACTATTACGCCTACAGATATGAATACCTGGGCGGACCTTTCCGTTACGGAGGTTACAGTTCAGGTGGCGGTGGATTCTGGGATGGAACCACCAATGTAAGTGGTGTTCTCACAGTTAATCCTTGGACAATTACTTCATTCCCTTATTTCCAGGGTTTTGAAGATGTCGCTTTCCCGCCAACAGGATGGGTAAGAGAAGATAAAAACGGTGGTACCACATGGACGAGAGCAACTGCTTCACCAAGAACCGGTCTCGGTCATATGCGTTATACATATAACGGAACAACTCCTGGTAACGACTGGATGATTTCACCCGGGGTCCAGATGACGGCCGGTCAATCACTCCAATTGTCATACTGGTTTAAGGCCGCTTCCAATGCTTACCCCGAGAAATTAAAAGTTCTTGTAGGTAAAGGCGCACAGACTGCAGACAGTTTAACAACAGTTCTCGCAGATCACCCGAACATTATCAATACTGTCTATGAAAACAATGCTGTTTTCTTCACTGCGCCTGCAACAGGAGTCTATTACTTTGGATTCCAGGCATATTCGATAGCAGATCAATGGAATCTTGATGTTGATGATATCACCATCTCAGCTCCAAGAATTGTTGATTATGCTGTTGTTGGCCTAACCCAGACTACCGGTCAGGGAGAAGGTTTCAAATCATTCAATATGTCGAAGAAAAATCCTACACTTCAGCTCGACATGAAGAATACCGGAAGAGCTGCTTCGAATGTAAATAACAGTTCGCTGATTAAATCAGACATACTTACAACCGAACTGGCCGGACTTCTTCCTGTATACATCCAGTCAACAATAAAGAGACTCGGAAGCACAGGGCCTGCATTTACAGTAAATGCATCATTCGATGGAACCAGTGCTGCACCTGTGAACAGACCCGGTATCGGAACTATTGGAGAGATAGAAAATGTACCGTTCCAGTTTACCCCAACAGCAAGAGGAACTTTCTCCGTGCTGTCGTTTGTAACATCGGCGGGTGATTCCGTTTCATCAAATGATTCTCTCTACAATCATAAAATCCGCGTTTATCCGGATTCAGCAATAGTTCTCAAAAACGATGATGCAGAAAACAACCCTCTAACATCTGTCGGTTTCGGAACAAATAATCTCCCGCTGACGGCAGGAGTTCGTTTTACCGCTGACAGAAACATGAGACTTGCAAACATAGATGCGATTTACAGAAATGAAAACGCTCCCGATTCGATCGAAGTGAAAGTATGGGCTGCCGGTGTTGATACACTTGCTCCTGGTGCTCTCCTTTATTCGAAGAAATTTGCCGGTATCAACTACATTAACGGTGGTGCCGCAACTCAGCTCGTGACACTTCCACTTGGAAATGACGCTCCGACATTCCTTAACGGAAGCGATTTCTGGGTTAGTATTTCATTCGTTGCTGCAATCCAATTCCCGATGGGTGCTCACACAGGTACAATTCCTAAACCGGGAAGAAGCTTCCTGTCATCCGATGGCGGATCTGTTTGGTTGCCATTGGTACTTTCATCCACACCTTATGCATGGACTATGCGTTCTGTGGGTGTACCTTATACACCTCCACCACCACCGGTCTACAGCACATTGTGGGAAAAATCCGCTGCACAAGCATCACTTCCTTCATGGTTCTCGACTACGAACAATGAAAGAGGATTTGCTTATGGTATGGTTGATGATGGAACGGGAAGTAAAGTCGGAAGACTCCTTGTTGTTTCAAGAAATGGCGGAAACAGCGTTAAAGTCGTCGATCCTGCTACAGGTGCTGACGCCGGTTCACTGACAATGGATGCCATAATTGCAGGCGGTCTTATCGTGATAAATGACATCGAAGTTACATATGACGGTAAAATTCTTGCTTCCAATGTTGTCGGTTCAACTGCCGGTGCCGAATACAGAGTATATATGTGGAACAGTCTGACAGCTACCCCTGTTTTGGCACTTTCATATATGACTCCCGCAAACACACCAGCTATCAGAATTGGAGACAAATTCAGAGTTACCGGAAACTTCTACAACAACACAGCAGTTCTCTGGGCAGCCGATGCTTCGAATGCAAAAGTCTATAAATTCTCTATGAGTAATGGTGCTTTTAGCAACATTCCAGAGATTATTACACTTAGCAACGGTGCTTTTGGTGGATCAGCCTCAGTGGCTCCGCTTCCTGACGGTTCGTTCTACTATAATGCCGGCGGCAAAAATGTTATGAAATACACTTCAACAGGTACAATCATCGATACCATCCCCGGTTCCATTATCGGAACGGGCTCCAACTCGATTCAATTTCTTGGAAGTGTATCCAGAGCAACAAATGAATATGTAGTTACATTCGCACATGGTGCAGGAAATGAGAATGGATTTATCGCTCAGGTTCCTGATGGTAATCCAAAACTCGGTACCTTGTATGGTAAATCAACTACACTCGGCGCCAACTCCAACGCGAACGGAACAGGTGATGTTGCTTACATGTTTAATTCTGACAATTCCATCACCGTTTTCGTTCTTTCGACGAACAACGGTTTCGGTGCTTACAAGCTATTGAATACCGTTCCTGTTGAATTGACTTCTTTCACTGCAACTGCCACTGGTTCAAATGTGAATCTTAGCTGGGCAACTGCAACTGAAACCAATTCTTCGGAATTTGTGGTTGAAAGAAAAGCAAACACCGGAAACTGGGAATCAGCAGGTTCAGTAAAAGCTGCAGGTACCACCACTTCACCAAGAGCATACTCGTTCGTCGATAAGAATGTTGCCTCAGGCAAATATTCCTACAGACTGAAACAGGTTGATCTTGACGGAACTTCCACTACTTTCGCAGCAGTTGAAGTTGAAGTCGGAACACCCGCAACATTTGATCTGAGTCAGAACTATCCTAACCCGTTCAATCCAAGCACCAGAGTTAACTTCTCGCTGCCAACAGCATCGAATGTTACTCTCGAAGTCTTTGATATCTCGGGTCAGAAGGTAGCTACTGTAATCTCAGGTTACCTGACTGCAGGTTATCATTCAGCAGACATCGATGCACAGAAGTTTGGACTTTCCTCCGGTATTTATCTCTATAAATTATCGGCAGGTCAGTTTACTTCAACAAAGAAGATGATTCTGATGAAATAA